In Pseudomonadota bacterium, a genomic segment contains:
- a CDS encoding 50S ribosomal protein L31, which yields MKDKIHPRWFKTEARCGCGNAFVTYSTRPTLTVEICSNCHPFYTGKQRFSSSREGQVEKFNQRLQKKAAGKA from the coding sequence GTGAAAGACAAGATCCATCCCCGCTGGTTCAAGACCGAGGCGCGCTGCGGCTGCGGCAACGCCTTCGTGACCTACTCGACGCGACCCACCCTGACCGTCGAGATCTGCTCGAACTGCCACCCCTTCTACACGGGCAAGCAGCGGTTCTCGTCGAGCCGCGAGGGCCAGGTCGAGAAGTTCAACCAGCGCCTCCAGAAGAAGGCCGCCGGCAAGGCCTGA
- the prfA gene encoding peptide chain release factor 1, which translates to MLDKLAAVESRYEQLNEKMCDPVVISNTSEYRKVSRERAEIEEIVTRFREYKALLDDAEGWRSLAEADKDMRAEAETELRALEARKPDLEARLQQLLLPRDPNDDKNVIVEVRAGTGGEEAALFAAELFRMYARYAEQRGWKVELMDANPTELGGYKEAVFAVNGQGAYSRLKHESGVHRVQRVPATESSGRIHTSTVTVAVLPEVDDVTEVPVNEVDLKIDVYRASGAGGQHVNKTESAVRITHLPTGIVVACQDERSQHQNRDKAMRVLRAKLLEAERIRQESEIASNRKSQVGTGERSEKIRTYNFKENRITDHRINLTMHNLPAALEGDLDDVIEALVANEQKERLAEASAEAVY; encoded by the coding sequence TTGCTGGACAAACTGGCTGCCGTGGAATCGAGATACGAGCAGCTCAATGAGAAGATGTGCGACCCGGTCGTCATCTCGAACACCTCCGAGTACCGCAAGGTCTCGCGCGAGCGCGCCGAGATCGAGGAGATCGTCACGCGCTTCCGCGAGTACAAGGCGCTCCTCGACGACGCCGAGGGGTGGCGCTCGCTCGCCGAAGCCGACAAGGACATGCGCGCCGAGGCCGAGACCGAGCTGCGCGCCCTGGAGGCACGCAAGCCTGACCTCGAGGCGCGTCTGCAGCAGCTCCTGCTGCCCCGGGATCCCAACGACGACAAGAACGTCATCGTCGAGGTTCGCGCCGGCACAGGTGGCGAGGAGGCAGCCTTGTTCGCTGCCGAGCTCTTCCGCATGTACGCGCGCTACGCGGAGCAACGCGGCTGGAAGGTGGAGCTCATGGACGCGAACCCCACCGAGCTCGGAGGCTACAAGGAAGCCGTGTTCGCCGTCAACGGCCAGGGCGCGTACTCGCGGCTCAAGCATGAGAGCGGCGTGCACCGTGTTCAGCGCGTTCCGGCCACCGAGTCGAGCGGGCGCATCCACACGTCCACCGTCACGGTCGCCGTGCTTCCCGAGGTCGACGACGTGACCGAGGTGCCGGTCAACGAGGTCGACCTGAAGATCGACGTCTACCGCGCCAGCGGTGCGGGCGGTCAGCACGTGAACAAGACCGAGTCGGCCGTGCGCATCACCCACCTTCCCACAGGCATTGTCGTAGCCTGTCAGGACGAGCGCTCCCAGCATCAGAACCGAGACAAGGCGATGCGCGTGCTCCGCGCCAAGCTGCTCGAGGCCGAGCGCATCCGTCAGGAGAGCGAGATCGCCAGCAACCGCAAGAGCCAGGTGGGCACCGGTGAGCGCAGCGAGAAGATCCGCACCTACAACTTCAAGGAGAACCGCATCACCGACCATCGCATCAACCTCACGATGCACAACCTGCCGGCCGCACTCGAGGGCGACCTCGACGACGTCATCGAGGCACTGGTGGCGAACGAGCAGAAGGAGCGGCTGGCTGAGGCCAGCGCCGAGGCCGTCTACTGA